Proteins found in one Venturia canescens isolate UGA chromosome 8, ASM1945775v1, whole genome shotgun sequence genomic segment:
- the LOC122415049 gene encoding uncharacterized protein isoform X2 has protein sequence MKFFVIPYLLAVDLVVPSGRFDYKPTFFFHVVVHSSATVENSRSLGTDYTLEGTMSCTPDPISLWCCFKNTKITHDQIFLNYSSRTILPADPTTDDPATITNEKFLLEFDETGVKISSCNEKSERSLRMIQKIVDLLNVDVDFDGERRGSSRLETLTIVDDCPVKTRANFRPLAHSNPRKLEDGFFKLMSHPDDFDETAVWVLDVNRTKEIANCKRSQDFFFGSRGHNDVLHGSKLSSNVTSSTNKIKMTNENFTSTSYTEGTMTSKTIKFLVKDTITVSIDLNDIYVPAA, from the exons CGGTTGATTTGGTCGTACCATCCGGTCGGTTCGACTACAaaccaacatttttcttccacgttgtCGTTCACTCGAGCGCGACGGTAGAAAATTCAAGATCGTTAGGGACGGATTACACCCTCGAAGGTACAATGTCGTGTACCCCGGACCCGATAAGTTTGTGGTGTTGTTTCAAGAACACTAAGATAACGCACGATCAGATATTTCTCAACTATTCGTCGAGAACGATTTTACCAGCGGATCCGACGACCGACGATCCCGCGACGATAACGAACGAGAAATTTCTTCTTGAATTCGACGAGACAGGGGTGAAGATATCGTCCTGCAACGAGAAGTCCGAACGATCCTTGAGAATGATACAAAAGATAGTTGATCTGTTGAACGTCGACGTTGATTTCGATGGTGAAAGGCGGGGCTCCTCGAGGCTCGAAACGCTCACGATCGTCGACGATTGTCCGGTCAAAACGCGAGCCAATTTCCGCCCACTCGCTCATTCCAATCCGAGGAAGCTCGAGGATGGTTTCTTCAAGTTAATGTCACATCCGGACGACTTCGACGAGACCGCAGTTTGGGTTTTAGACGTCAATCGTACCAAAGAAATAGCCAATTGCAAACGCTCgcaagattttttcttcggcAGTCGTGGACACAACGATGTCCTGCACGGCAGTAAACTTTCCTCGAACGTG ACCTCATCGACGAATAAGATTaaaatgacgaatgaaaacttTACCTCGACGAGCTACACCGAAGGCACgatgacatcgaaaaccatcaaGTTCCTTGTCAAAGACACCATCACTGTTTCCAT
- the LOC122415049 gene encoding uncharacterized protein isoform X1: protein MAKVRGEKRCKRSLFSFAAVDLVVPSGRFDYKPTFFFHVVVHSSATVENSRSLGTDYTLEGTMSCTPDPISLWCCFKNTKITHDQIFLNYSSRTILPADPTTDDPATITNEKFLLEFDETGVKISSCNEKSERSLRMIQKIVDLLNVDVDFDGERRGSSRLETLTIVDDCPVKTRANFRPLAHSNPRKLEDGFFKLMSHPDDFDETAVWVLDVNRTKEIANCKRSQDFFFGSRGHNDVLHGSKLSSNVTSSTNKIKMTNENFTSTSYTEGTMTSKTIKFLVKDTITVSIDLNDIYVPAA from the exons TGCAGCGGTTGATTTGGTCGTACCATCCGGTCGGTTCGACTACAaaccaacatttttcttccacgttgtCGTTCACTCGAGCGCGACGGTAGAAAATTCAAGATCGTTAGGGACGGATTACACCCTCGAAGGTACAATGTCGTGTACCCCGGACCCGATAAGTTTGTGGTGTTGTTTCAAGAACACTAAGATAACGCACGATCAGATATTTCTCAACTATTCGTCGAGAACGATTTTACCAGCGGATCCGACGACCGACGATCCCGCGACGATAACGAACGAGAAATTTCTTCTTGAATTCGACGAGACAGGGGTGAAGATATCGTCCTGCAACGAGAAGTCCGAACGATCCTTGAGAATGATACAAAAGATAGTTGATCTGTTGAACGTCGACGTTGATTTCGATGGTGAAAGGCGGGGCTCCTCGAGGCTCGAAACGCTCACGATCGTCGACGATTGTCCGGTCAAAACGCGAGCCAATTTCCGCCCACTCGCTCATTCCAATCCGAGGAAGCTCGAGGATGGTTTCTTCAAGTTAATGTCACATCCGGACGACTTCGACGAGACCGCAGTTTGGGTTTTAGACGTCAATCGTACCAAAGAAATAGCCAATTGCAAACGCTCgcaagattttttcttcggcAGTCGTGGACACAACGATGTCCTGCACGGCAGTAAACTTTCCTCGAACGTG ACCTCATCGACGAATAAGATTaaaatgacgaatgaaaacttTACCTCGACGAGCTACACCGAAGGCACgatgacatcgaaaaccatcaaGTTCCTTGTCAAAGACACCATCACTGTTTCCAT